CAGGGGGGCGCTCGACTGCGGCAATTCCGGCTCGACCATGCGCATGCTCGCCGGCATCCTGGCGGCGCAGCCCTTCACCACGCGGATGTTCGGCGATGCTTCGCTCTCGCGGCGCCCCATGGCGCGCGTGATCGAGCCGCTCGAGCGCATGGGCGCGGCCATCCGCGCGGCCGAAGGCGCGCTGCCACCGCTCGAGATACGCGGCGCGAAGACTATGTTGCACGGCATCGAGTACGCGCTGCCGGTGGCGAGCGCGCAGGTGAAGTCGGCGCTGCTGTTTGCCGGGCTGCTCGCGCAGGGCGACACCTGGATTACGGAGCCGCACCGGACGCGCGACCACGGCGAGCTGGCGCTGCGCGCCTTTGGCGCCGAAGTCACGCGCGAGCGCGAGCGCATCGGCATCCGCGGCGGCCAGGCATTGCACGCCGTCGACGTCGAGATCTATGTCCCCGGGGACATCTCCTCTGCCGCCTTCTTTCTTTGCGCCGCGGCCATGCTGCCCGGCTCGCGACTGGTGATCGATGGGCTGCTCTTGAATCCCACGCGCGCCGCCATCCTCGACGTGCTCGCCGGCATGGGCGCGACGCTTCGCGTGCTCGACGTCGAAGAACAGCACGGCGAGCTGATGGGCAGCGTGCAGGTCACTGG
This is a stretch of genomic DNA from Acidobacteriota bacterium. It encodes these proteins:
- a CDS encoding 3-phosphoshikimate 1-carboxyvinyltransferase gives rise to the protein MTTGRSQFAIRPARHLAGSLRLPGDKSISHRYAMLAGIASGKTQLRNFSTGADCARTLACMAALGCDVERGEESTGAAIAIAGCGPVLEAPRGALDCGNSGSTMRMLAGILAAQPFTTRMFGDASLSRRPMARVIEPLERMGAAIRAAEGALPPLEIRGAKTMLHGIEYALPVASAQVKSALLFAGLLAQGDTWITEPHRTRDHGELALRAFGAEVTRERERIGIRGGQALHAVDVEIYVPGDISSAAFFLCAAAMLPGSRLVIDGLLLNPTRAAILDVLAGMGATLRVLDVEEQHGELMGSVQVTG